In Streptomyces capitiformicae, one genomic interval encodes:
- the ctaE gene encoding aa3-type cytochrome oxidase subunit III, producing MSVVATATTVDKGHAHPSVNRPNLTSVGTIIWLSSELMFFAALFAMYFTLRSVTGPEFWSEKADTLNFPFSATNTTILVLSSLTCQLGVFAAERGDVKKLRMWFIVTFVMGAIFIGGQVFEYTELVKHEGLSLSSDPYGSVFYLTTGFHGLHVTGGLIAFLLVLGRTYAARRFTHEQATAAIVVSYYWHFVDVVWIGLFATIYMIK from the coding sequence ATGTCGGTCGTGGCGACAGCAACGACAGTAGACAAGGGTCACGCGCACCCGTCGGTCAACCGACCGAACCTCACCAGTGTCGGAACCATCATCTGGCTGAGTTCCGAGCTGATGTTCTTCGCGGCCCTCTTCGCGATGTACTTCACCCTGCGATCGGTGACCGGTCCGGAGTTCTGGTCTGAGAAGGCCGACACCCTGAACTTCCCGTTCTCGGCGACCAACACCACGATCCTGGTGCTCTCCTCCCTCACCTGCCAGCTCGGCGTGTTCGCCGCCGAGCGCGGGGACGTGAAGAAGCTCCGGATGTGGTTCATCGTCACGTTCGTGATGGGTGCGATCTTCATCGGCGGCCAGGTGTTCGAGTACACCGAGCTGGTCAAGCACGAGGGCCTCTCGCTCTCGTCCGACCCGTACGGCTCGGTCTTCTACTTGACCACCGGCTTCCACGGCCTGCACGTGACGGGCGGCCTCATCGCCTTCCTGCTGGTCCTCGGGCGCACCTACGCGGCCAGGAGGTTCACCCATGAGCAGGCGACCGCGGCCATCGTCGTGTCCTACTACTGGCACTTCGTCGATGTCGTCTGGATCGGCCTCTTCGCCACGATCTACATGATCAAGTAA
- a CDS encoding response regulator transcription factor: MQPTATVLVYSDDSNTREQVRLATGRRPAPDAPQVEFVECATPAAVIKELDRGGIDVCVLDGEAVPMGGMGVCRQIKDEIFDCPPVLVLIGRPQDAWLATWSRADAAVTLPVEPVEFASALASLLRHNSALSA; encoded by the coding sequence ATGCAGCCGACCGCCACGGTGCTGGTCTACAGCGACGACTCCAACACCCGCGAACAAGTCCGGTTGGCGACGGGTCGCCGTCCGGCGCCGGATGCTCCGCAGGTGGAGTTCGTGGAGTGCGCGACGCCGGCCGCCGTCATCAAGGAGCTGGACAGGGGCGGGATCGATGTCTGCGTCCTTGATGGTGAGGCCGTGCCGATGGGTGGCATGGGGGTCTGCCGGCAGATCAAGGACGAGATCTTCGACTGTCCGCCCGTGCTGGTGCTGATCGGGCGGCCTCAGGACGCGTGGTTGGCCACGTGGAGTCGGGCTGACGCCGCCGTGACGCTGCCGGTCGAGCCGGTGGAGTTCGCATCGGCCCTGGCTTCGCTTCTGCGGCACAACAGCGCGTTGAGCGCCTGA
- the qcrC gene encoding cytochrome bc1 complex diheme cytochrome c subunit yields the protein MKKLSARRRHPLAAVVVLLIALAATGGLFTAFAPAAPAKADETAQTLTIEEGKKLYAVGCASCHGTGGQGTTDGPSLVGVGAAAVDFQVGTGRMPAQQPGAQVPKKPVVYSQAQIDQLAAFVASLGAGPEIPTENAYNPEGADIAEGGELFRTNCAQCHNFTGKGGALSEGKYAPSLEGVDPKHIYEAMQTGPQNMPSFPDTTLSEENKKDIIAYLEAVNSDDTVEPGGLSLGGLGPVSEGLFGWVFGLGTLIAVAVWVAARTAKAKKS from the coding sequence GTGAAAAAGCTCTCCGCACGACGACGCCATCCGCTGGCGGCGGTCGTCGTCCTACTCATCGCGCTGGCGGCCACCGGGGGGCTGTTCACCGCCTTCGCGCCCGCGGCACCGGCCAAGGCCGATGAGACCGCCCAGACCCTCACCATCGAGGAGGGCAAGAAGCTCTACGCCGTGGGCTGCGCGAGCTGCCACGGCACCGGCGGTCAGGGCACCACCGACGGTCCCAGCCTGGTGGGTGTGGGCGCGGCGGCCGTCGACTTCCAGGTCGGCACCGGGCGTATGCCGGCCCAGCAGCCGGGCGCGCAGGTTCCGAAGAAGCCGGTCGTCTACTCGCAGGCCCAGATCGACCAGCTCGCGGCGTTCGTCGCCTCGCTGGGCGCCGGTCCGGAGATCCCGACCGAGAACGCGTACAACCCCGAGGGCGCGGACATCGCCGAGGGCGGCGAGCTCTTCCGTACCAACTGCGCTCAGTGCCACAACTTCACCGGCAAGGGCGGTGCGCTGTCCGAGGGCAAGTACGCGCCGAGCCTTGAGGGTGTCGACCCGAAGCACATCTACGAGGCCATGCAGACCGGCCCGCAGAACATGCCGTCCTTCCCCGACACCACGCTGTCGGAGGAGAACAAGAAGGACATCATCGCGTACCTCGAAGCGGTCAACAGCGACGACACCGTGGAGCCCGGTGGCCTCAGCCTCGGCGGGCTCGGCCCGGTCAGCGAAGGCCTCTTCGGCTGGGTGTTCGGGCTCGGCACGCTGATCGCCGTCGCCGTCTGGGTCGCCGCTCGGACCGCAAAGGCCAAGAAGTCATGA
- the qcrA gene encoding cytochrome bc1 complex Rieske iron-sulfur subunit: MSSQEIPEENLPAEQGDAHGAVKVADEKNPFADPGLPPHEHRIQDIDERAAKRSERTVALLFTVSMLSTIAFIAAYVAIPVDKAIYVWPIGHISALNFALGMTLGLALFCIGAGAVHWARTLMSDVEIADERHPIEASPEVRAQVHADFKQGAAESVIGRRKLIRHTMLGALAMVPLAGVVLLRDLGPLPGTSLRHTTWAKGKKLVNMNTMEPLRPSDVAVGSLTFAMPDGLNEHDHDFQKNIAKDALMIIRLQPGDIKDKRELEWSHEGIVAYSKICTHVGCPISLYEQQTHHALCPCHQSTFDLADGGRVIFGPAGHALPQLRITVGEDGYLEAVSDFEEPVGPAFWERG; the protein is encoded by the coding sequence ATGAGTAGCCAAGAGATTCCAGAAGAGAACCTGCCCGCTGAGCAGGGCGACGCGCACGGCGCGGTGAAGGTCGCGGACGAGAAGAACCCCTTCGCGGACCCTGGCCTCCCGCCCCACGAGCACCGGATCCAGGACATCGACGAGCGAGCCGCCAAGCGGTCCGAGCGCACGGTCGCCCTGCTGTTCACGGTGTCGATGCTGTCCACGATCGCGTTCATCGCCGCGTACGTGGCGATCCCCGTCGACAAGGCGATCTACGTCTGGCCGATCGGTCACATCAGCGCGCTGAACTTCGCGCTGGGCATGACCCTCGGTCTGGCCCTGTTCTGCATCGGCGCGGGCGCGGTCCACTGGGCCCGCACCCTGATGTCCGACGTGGAGATCGCCGACGAGCGGCACCCGATCGAGGCCTCGCCCGAGGTCCGCGCGCAGGTCCACGCGGACTTCAAGCAGGGCGCCGCCGAGTCGGTGATCGGCCGTCGCAAGCTGATTCGCCACACGATGCTCGGCGCGCTGGCCATGGTCCCGCTCGCCGGTGTGGTCCTGCTGCGCGACCTCGGTCCGCTGCCCGGCACCTCGCTGCGGCACACCACCTGGGCCAAGGGCAAGAAGCTCGTCAACATGAACACCATGGAGCCGCTGCGTCCCTCGGACGTCGCGGTCGGGTCGCTGACCTTCGCCATGCCGGACGGCCTGAACGAGCACGACCACGACTTCCAGAAGAACATCGCCAAGGACGCCCTGATGATCATCCGGCTCCAGCCGGGCGACATCAAGGACAAGCGCGAGCTGGAGTGGTCGCACGAAGGCATCGTGGCGTACTCGAAGATCTGCACCCACGTGGGTTGCCCGATCTCCCTGTACGAGCAGCAGACGCACCACGCCCTCTGCCCCTGCCACCAGTCCACCTTCGACCTCGCCGACGGCGGGCGGGTCATCTTCGGCCCTGCGGGTCACGCTCTTCCGCAGCTGAGGATCACCGTCGGTGAAGACGGCTACCTCGAAGCGGTCAGCGACTTCGAAGAGCCCGTCGGTCCTGCCTTCTGGGAGCGCGGATGA